From one Triticum urartu cultivar G1812 chromosome 3, Tu2.1, whole genome shotgun sequence genomic stretch:
- the LOC125545823 gene encoding uncharacterized protein LOC125545823 isoform X2: MFSHEISRDTLNQQLEVFPRLGEVWAIYSDWDIGWCNNPEMRKKSAFSVVEILTSYSEESGCTVAPLVKVGGFRSVFQRYMRSGREQVLQVSSDNLLMFSHRIPLFRFTHEAGTVLELEHSIVPENLRHQNTLASVTPLSPLSGLDSDTNGFHEAAMAQFSSASTSNLGSGISQQGVMNYNNKLSPEDFMEGQIWAVYDARDRMPRSYVRIIHVVSDATIFVLKLEPHPMLNEEIRWVEDGLPVACGVFRAGTGTTYKDISAFSHPVQCDWSSKKSFYRIFPKKGEIWAMYKNWKITLNSTDIDKCEPRMVEILSDYTDENGVNVCSLTRVKGCLSFFQRALLEGFHLTRCY, from the coding sequence ATGTTCTCCCACGAAATATCTCGTGATACTCTAAATCAGCAACTTGAAGTATTTCCCCGGCTAGGAGAAGTATGGGCAATCTACAGTGATTGGGACATTGGGTGGTGCAATAATCCTGAAATGCGGAAGAAGAGTGCCTTTTCTGTTGTAGAAATTCTTACCAGTTATTCAGAAGAATCAGGCTGTACAGTTGCGCCCTTGGTAAAGGTAGGTGGATTTAGAAGCGTTTTCCAGAGGTACATGAGGAGTGGGAGGGAGCAGGTATTACAAGTCTCTAGTGACAATCTGCTCATGTTTTCTCACAGGATCCCTTTGTTTAGGTTTACTCATGAGGCTGGAACAGTCCTGGAGCTTGAACATTCTATTGTACCAGAAAATCTGCGGCATCAAAATACATTGGCAAGTGTGACTCCTCTGTCCCCACTTTCAGGTTTGGATAGTGATACAAATGGCTTTCACGAAGCTGCTATGGCGCAATTCTCCAGTGCTTCAACTAGCAATTTGGGTTCAGGTATTTCCCAGCAAGGAGTGATGAACTACAATAACAAGTTGTCACCTGAAGATTTTATGGAGGGGCAGATCTGGGCTGTGTACGATGCTCGGGATCGGATGCCTAGGTCTTATGTCAGAATAATCCATGTGGTTTCAGATGCTACAATTTTTGTGTTGAAGTTGGAACCACATCCAATGCTTAACGAAGAAATACGGTGGGTCGAAGATGGCTTACCGGTTGCTTGTGGGGTATTTCGAGCTGGTACTGGAACTACTTACAAGGACATATCAGCTTTCTCTCATCCTGTACAGTGTGACTGGAGCTCAAAGAAGTCTTTCTATCGAATCTTCCCGAAGAAAGGGGAAATATGGGCAATGTACAAAAATTGGAAGATTACCTTAAATAGCACTGATATTGACAAATGTGAACCTCGCATGGTTGAGATCCTCTCAGATTACACTGATGAGAATGGAGTTAATGTGTGCAGCTTGACTCGCGTAAAAGGCTGTTTATCATTTTTCCAGAGAGCATTACTGGAAGGTTTCCATTTGACAAG
- the LOC125545823 gene encoding uncharacterized protein LOC125545823 isoform X1, giving the protein MFSHEISRDTLNQQLEVFPRLGEVWAIYSDWDIGWCNNPEMRKKSAFSVVEILTSYSEESGCTVAPLVKVGGFRSVFQRYMRSGREQVLQVSSDNLLMFSHRIPLFRFTHEAGTVLELEHSIVPENLRHQNTLASVTPLSPLSGLDSDTNGFHEAAMAQFSSASTSNLGSGISQQGVMNYNNKLSPEDFMEGQIWAVYDARDRMPRSYVRIIHVVSDATIFVLKLEPHPMLNEEIRWVEDGLPVACGVFRAGTGTTYKDISAFSHPVQCDWSSKKSFYRIFPKKGEIWAMYKNWKITLNSTDIDKCEPRMVEILSDYTDENGVNVCSLTRVKGCLSFFQRALLEGFHLTRFLVGYIFSRTLLFFWLLLVESSLDGESHRLHC; this is encoded by the coding sequence ATGTTCTCCCACGAAATATCTCGTGATACTCTAAATCAGCAACTTGAAGTATTTCCCCGGCTAGGAGAAGTATGGGCAATCTACAGTGATTGGGACATTGGGTGGTGCAATAATCCTGAAATGCGGAAGAAGAGTGCCTTTTCTGTTGTAGAAATTCTTACCAGTTATTCAGAAGAATCAGGCTGTACAGTTGCGCCCTTGGTAAAGGTAGGTGGATTTAGAAGCGTTTTCCAGAGGTACATGAGGAGTGGGAGGGAGCAGGTATTACAAGTCTCTAGTGACAATCTGCTCATGTTTTCTCACAGGATCCCTTTGTTTAGGTTTACTCATGAGGCTGGAACAGTCCTGGAGCTTGAACATTCTATTGTACCAGAAAATCTGCGGCATCAAAATACATTGGCAAGTGTGACTCCTCTGTCCCCACTTTCAGGTTTGGATAGTGATACAAATGGCTTTCACGAAGCTGCTATGGCGCAATTCTCCAGTGCTTCAACTAGCAATTTGGGTTCAGGTATTTCCCAGCAAGGAGTGATGAACTACAATAACAAGTTGTCACCTGAAGATTTTATGGAGGGGCAGATCTGGGCTGTGTACGATGCTCGGGATCGGATGCCTAGGTCTTATGTCAGAATAATCCATGTGGTTTCAGATGCTACAATTTTTGTGTTGAAGTTGGAACCACATCCAATGCTTAACGAAGAAATACGGTGGGTCGAAGATGGCTTACCGGTTGCTTGTGGGGTATTTCGAGCTGGTACTGGAACTACTTACAAGGACATATCAGCTTTCTCTCATCCTGTACAGTGTGACTGGAGCTCAAAGAAGTCTTTCTATCGAATCTTCCCGAAGAAAGGGGAAATATGGGCAATGTACAAAAATTGGAAGATTACCTTAAATAGCACTGATATTGACAAATGTGAACCTCGCATGGTTGAGATCCTCTCAGATTACACTGATGAGAATGGAGTTAATGTGTGCAGCTTGACTCGCGTAAAAGGCTGTTTATCATTTTTCCAGAGAGCATTACTGGAAGGTTTCCATTTGACAAG